The following proteins are co-located in the Myroides profundi genome:
- the amaB gene encoding L-piperidine-6-carboxylate dehydrogenase translates to MTTSNNQFGISEVLEKLGLVAENNGSSTGLNSFSNGRIIESYSPVDGQLIGKVKASTKEDYQKVMATAEEAFKSWRLVPAPKRGEIVRQIGEELRNKKEYLGKLVSYEMGKSLQEGQGEVQEMIDICDFAVGLSRQLYGLTMHSERPMHRMFEQWHPIGVVGVISAFNFPVAVWSWNTMIAWVCGDVCIWKPSSKTPLCGVACQNIVAGVFKKNNIPEGVCNLVIGNECGDLINTDPRIPLVSFTGSTRIGRHVSKTVAERFGNTILELGGNNAIIVSEHADINMVLVGAVFGAVGTAGQRCTSTRRLIVHESVYDKTVDVLQKAYAQLKIGNPLDATNHVGPLIDKAAVKDYLDAIEKAKAEGGKVIVEGGVLEGAGYESGCYVKPCIIEGKNTYEIIQAETFAPILYIMKYKDIEEAIAMQNGVPQGLSSSIFTNSMREMELFLSHAGSDCGIANVNIGTSGAEIGGAFGGEKETGGGRESGSDAWKAYMRRQTNTINYGTELPLAQGIKFDF, encoded by the coding sequence ATGACGACATCTAATAACCAATTTGGTATTTCGGAAGTATTAGAAAAATTAGGTCTTGTGGCAGAGAACAATGGTTCTTCTACAGGTCTTAACTCTTTTTCTAATGGTAGGATTATAGAATCTTATTCTCCTGTAGACGGTCAACTTATCGGAAAAGTAAAAGCTTCTACAAAAGAAGATTACCAAAAAGTAATGGCTACTGCAGAGGAGGCTTTTAAAAGCTGGAGACTAGTGCCTGCTCCTAAACGAGGCGAAATCGTAAGACAAATAGGTGAAGAACTTCGAAATAAAAAAGAATACTTAGGTAAGCTAGTATCATACGAGATGGGAAAAAGCCTTCAAGAAGGTCAAGGTGAGGTACAGGAGATGATCGACATCTGTGACTTCGCAGTAGGTCTATCTCGTCAGTTATACGGATTGACGATGCACTCTGAGCGTCCTATGCACCGTATGTTTGAACAGTGGCACCCTATCGGAGTGGTAGGTGTTATCTCTGCATTTAACTTCCCGGTAGCAGTATGGAGTTGGAATACCATGATCGCATGGGTATGTGGTGATGTGTGTATCTGGAAACCTAGTTCTAAAACACCATTATGTGGTGTAGCTTGTCAAAATATCGTAGCAGGCGTATTCAAGAAAAACAATATCCCTGAAGGTGTATGTAACCTAGTTATCGGTAATGAATGTGGTGATCTAATCAACACGGATCCTAGAATCCCGCTAGTGTCATTCACAGGGTCTACTCGTATTGGAAGACATGTATCTAAAACTGTAGCAGAACGCTTTGGTAATACTATCCTAGAACTTGGAGGTAATAATGCTATCATCGTATCTGAGCATGCTGATATCAACATGGTATTAGTAGGGGCTGTATTCGGAGCTGTAGGTACTGCAGGACAGCGCTGTACTAGTACGAGAAGGCTGATCGTACACGAGAGCGTATATGATAAAACAGTAGATGTACTACAAAAAGCATATGCTCAATTAAAAATAGGGAACCCATTAGACGCTACTAATCACGTAGGACCACTTATCGATAAAGCAGCTGTAAAAGATTACTTAGACGCTATCGAAAAGGCAAAAGCTGAAGGTGGTAAGGTCATCGTAGAAGGCGGTGTACTAGAAGGTGCTGGGTATGAGAGTGGATGTTATGTAAAACCATGTATCATAGAAGGTAAGAATACTTACGAAATTATACAGGCTGAGACATTCGCACCTATCTTATACATCATGAAGTACAAAGATATCGAAGAAGCTATCGCTATGCAAAACGGAGTGCCTCAAGGGCTATCTTCATCTATCTTCACGAATAGTATGAGAGAAATGGAGTTATTCTTATCTCATGCAGGCTCTGACTGTGGTATCGCTAATGTGAATATAGGTACATCTGGTGCTGAGATTGGTGGAGCATTCGGTGGTGAGAAAGAGACTGGTGGAGGAAGAGAGTCTGGATCAGACGCATGGAAAGCTTATATGAGAAGACAGACGAATACAATCAACTATGGTACAGAGCTACCATTAGCACAAGGTATTAAATTTGACTTCTAG
- a CDS encoding murein hydrolase activator EnvC family protein: MRRAYLSLLLICTVFAYGQKKETQEQLERRKQQILVEINIVKDLLKKEKTKERNILLEIDENNRKINLNKQLINNVQKQISVTNSNISKTEKEVNTLEAELAKLRKDYADLVLKSYKTKSSQSRLMFVLSSDNFLQAYKRVQYMKQYADYRKSQADEVKAKAESLKEALARLSTQKAKQQKLLTEQQQNEKNLQEDLGEQKNLMSIVQKDQQKYNQHIKQKQEETKAIDRKIKQLIKEAIEEANRIAREKAAKEGKKTTKSTASTKSATAFELTPEGKIVADNFRANQGKLPWPVAKGYISLPYGDQPHPVQTQLTIHNSGVEITTEAGSRARAVFGGDVLQVQVLPGGNKAVLIQHGDYITVYQNLGEVSVKKGDKVSLKQDIGSISTNSNGQTVLKFLLSRNTDIYNPQSWLSRSN, encoded by the coding sequence TGTTTTTGCTTACGGGCAAAAGAAAGAAACGCAAGAACAACTGGAGCGTAGAAAGCAGCAAATCTTAGTGGAGATAAATATTGTCAAAGATTTACTTAAAAAAGAAAAGACGAAAGAGAGAAATATTCTATTAGAAATAGATGAGAACAACCGTAAGATTAACTTAAATAAACAGTTAATAAACAATGTTCAAAAACAAATATCTGTAACAAACAGCAATATCTCTAAAACAGAAAAAGAGGTTAATACCCTAGAGGCAGAGTTGGCTAAACTTAGAAAAGACTATGCTGATCTAGTATTAAAATCATATAAAACGAAGTCTAGCCAAAGTAGACTGATGTTCGTATTATCATCAGACAACTTCCTTCAAGCTTATAAGCGAGTACAGTATATGAAGCAATATGCTGACTATAGAAAATCTCAAGCAGATGAGGTTAAGGCTAAGGCTGAATCTCTAAAAGAGGCACTAGCTAGACTAAGTACACAAAAAGCAAAACAGCAAAAGCTACTTACTGAACAACAACAGAACGAAAAGAACTTACAGGAGGATCTAGGAGAACAAAAGAACCTAATGTCTATCGTACAAAAAGATCAGCAAAAGTACAACCAACATATCAAGCAAAAGCAAGAGGAGACAAAGGCAATCGATAGAAAAATCAAGCAATTGATCAAAGAAGCGATTGAAGAAGCGAACCGTATCGCTAGAGAAAAAGCAGCTAAAGAAGGTAAGAAGACGACGAAGTCTACTGCTTCTACGAAGTCCGCTACTGCCTTTGAGCTTACTCCTGAAGGGAAAATCGTAGCAGATAACTTTAGAGCAAATCAAGGTAAGCTTCCTTGGCCAGTAGCTAAAGGATATATCTCTCTACCTTATGGAGATCAGCCTCACCCTGTACAGACTCAGCTGACGATACACAATAGTGGTGTAGAGATCACTACTGAGGCAGGCTCTAGAGCTAGAGCGGTATTCGGAGGGGATGTGCTTCAGGTACAGGTATTACCTGGTGGTAATAAAGCTGTATTAATACAACATGGAGATTATATAACTGTTTATCAAAACTTAGGTGAGGTATCTGTGAAAAAAGGAGATAAAGTAAGTCTAAAACAAGACATCGGGTCTATCAGTACTAATAGTAATGGTCAGACGGTGTTGAAGTTCTTACTGTCTCGAAATACTGATATCTATAACCCACAAAGTTGGTTGAGCAGAAGTAATTAA
- a CDS encoding DUF3575 domain-containing protein: MKKIYLVLLLLVGTVGARAQAVNEVKVNVFNTLALASVEIGYEHFIGHNQSIGANFNINDRFSYHKEKGGKNQKFNTNSLVVNYNYYFGSGNDAHGSGYVVSPFLKYRFGDFKENLWSEAADTSIRTKVDMNSFIFGVGFGYKWALGDSFTIHPFADIARNFSSEVNDRFSAIEFNAGINLGYRF, encoded by the coding sequence ATGAAGAAAATATATTTAGTACTATTACTCTTAGTAGGTACAGTAGGAGCTAGAGCACAGGCTGTTAATGAAGTAAAAGTGAATGTGTTTAATACACTTGCACTAGCATCAGTAGAGATTGGGTATGAGCACTTTATTGGGCACAACCAGTCGATAGGAGCTAATTTTAATATCAACGACCGTTTTTCTTACCACAAAGAAAAAGGAGGAAAGAACCAAAAGTTTAATACCAACAGTTTAGTTGTTAACTATAACTACTATTTTGGGTCAGGGAATGATGCACATGGCAGTGGTTATGTAGTATCTCCTTTCTTGAAATACCGCTTTGGAGATTTTAAAGAAAACCTATGGTCAGAAGCAGCTGATACATCTATCAGAACTAAAGTAGATATGAATAGCTTCATCTTTGGAGTAGGCTTCGGGTATAAGTGGGCTTTAGGAGATTCATTCACGATTCATCCTTTTGCAGATATCGCGAGAAACTTTAGTAGTGAAGTGAATGACAGATTCTCTGCTATTGAGTTTAATGCAGGGATTAACTTAGGATATAGATTCTAA
- a CDS encoding 3-hydroxyanthranilate 3,4-dioxygenase: protein MSTQSSFNIFKWVKENKDLLKPPVGNKNIYPEASDYIIMVVGGPNARKDFHYNEAEEFFFQLEGTIYIDIQENNERKRITLNEGDIYLLPAKVPHSPIRTENSVGLVVEKKRKDPGAKDGLMWFCENCNHKLYEVYFELTDIEKDFLPHFKHFYSSEELRTCKCCQTVMPTNTKFVE from the coding sequence ATGAGTACACAGTCATCATTCAATATATTTAAATGGGTAAAAGAGAATAAAGATTTATTAAAACCACCTGTTGGCAATAAAAACATTTACCCTGAAGCGTCTGATTATATCATTATGGTCGTAGGTGGCCCTAATGCTAGAAAGGATTTTCACTATAATGAAGCTGAAGAATTCTTCTTTCAACTAGAGGGAACTATCTATATCGATATACAAGAGAATAACGAACGCAAGCGCATTACCTTAAACGAAGGTGACATCTATCTACTACCTGCTAAGGTACCTCACTCACCTATCCGTACAGAGAACTCTGTAGGTCTAGTGGTAGAGAAAAAGAGAAAAGACCCTGGTGCAAAAGATGGATTAATGTGGTTCTGCGAAAATTGTAATCATAAACTATATGAAGTCTATTTTGAATTGACAGATATAGAGAAAGATTTCTTACCTCATTTTAAACATTTCTACTCATCTGAAGAACTGAGAACCTGTAAGTGTTGTCAGACTGTGATGCCTACTAATACAAAATTCGTAGAGTAG